The Lachnospiraceae bacterium oral taxon 500 genome window below encodes:
- a CDS encoding transcriptional regulator, with product MQISSRFTVALHIFACADIFKGKYKITSDFLAASINTNPVVIRNILTKLKRAGLITVARGTGGIAPARALTDITFFDVYQAMESVENGELFHFHEAPNPNCPVGRNIHGLLDGKLKAIQEAMENEMKKYSVADLHTGMRELLAKEV from the coding sequence ATGCAGATATCAAGCAGATTTACCGTTGCCCTGCATATTTTCGCCTGTGCGGATATATTTAAGGGCAAATACAAGATTACCAGCGATTTTCTGGCAGCAAGCATCAATACGAATCCGGTCGTTATCAGAAACATATTGACAAAGCTTAAGCGGGCGGGACTGATTACTGTTGCCAGGGGAACAGGCGGTATCGCGCCTGCAAGAGCGCTGACCGATATAACATTCTTTGATGTCTACCAGGCGATGGAGTCGGTTGAAAATGGGGAACTGTTTCATTTTCACGAAGCACCGAACCCGAATTGCCCCGTGGGCAGAAATATACATGGACTTCTTGACGGCAAGTTAAAGGCAATTCAGGAGGCGATGGAAAATGAAATGAAAAAATATTCTGTTGCGGACTTGCACACAGGAATGCGGGAACTGTTAGCGAAGGAAGTGTAA
- the purE gene encoding 5-(carboxyamino)imidazole ribonucleotide mutase, translating to MKAAVIMGSRSDLPVVEKVWQMLERFGIEYEVRVLSAHRTPDEALAYARAAEENGIDLLIAAAGKAAHLPGVLAAVTILPVIGLPVKSSTMDGLDSLLSMVQMPSGVPVATVAINGAENAGILAAEILSLKYPELKPRLLAFKAEMREKVLKDSYL from the coding sequence ATGAAAGCAGCGGTTATTATGGGCAGCCGGTCGGATTTGCCGGTGGTGGAAAAGGTTTGGCAAATGCTGGAACGGTTTGGAATTGAGTATGAAGTGAGGGTGCTGTCGGCGCATCGGACGCCGGATGAAGCCTTGGCTTATGCCCGGGCGGCGGAGGAAAACGGAATTGATTTGCTGATTGCCGCCGCCGGTAAAGCGGCGCATTTGCCGGGAGTGCTGGCGGCGGTTACGATTTTGCCGGTGATTGGGCTGCCGGTTAAATCTTCTACGATGGACGGCCTGGATTCCTTGCTTTCTATGGTGCAGATGCCGTCCGGCGTACCGGTAGCGACGGTGGCGATTAACGGTGCGGAAAATGCCGGCATCTTAGCGGCCGAGATTTTGAGTTTAAAATATCCGGAATTGAAACCGCGGCTACTGGCGTTTAAAGCGGAAATGCGCGAGAAAGTTTTAAAGGACAGTTATCTTTAA
- a CDS encoding amidophosphoribosyltransferase: MKKEEVFSEREYVQDKLKEACGVVGIHAHKNVADMIVLALLALQHRGQESAGIALLRDGQMQSYKDMGLVREVFSRQMLQSLSGNTGIGHVRYAAGGDSQIVNAQPLVINYRGGSIALAHNGNLVNAYQIRRELEEDGAIFQTTIDSEVVLSLIAKNYKAGYKEAILKTLDRIQGAYAFTMLCEGNLIGIRDPHGIRPLVLGRLWDGYMLASETVALDIVGAEFVRDILPGEMVIINDQGIESVRYAENQRLAHCSFEYVYFARPDSVIDGKSVYETRKNAGRLLAKSDDVKADIVVAVPDSGIAAALGYAEQSGIPYDAGLIKNKYMGRTFIEPTQEMREQAVFLKLSVLKEAVRDKRIVLIDDSIVRGTTSRRIIKILRDAGAREIHFRISSPPIKYPTYFGIDTPVISELLGANYSTEEICEMIGADSLKYLSIDGLVEAIGIPKESLNLDCFNGEYPIEIPEELKNQTKR, translated from the coding sequence ATGAAAAAAGAAGAAGTTTTTAGTGAAAGAGAATATGTGCAGGACAAACTGAAAGAGGCCTGCGGCGTGGTCGGGATTCATGCCCACAAGAATGTGGCGGATATGATTGTTTTGGCGCTGCTGGCGCTGCAGCACCGGGGGCAGGAAAGCGCCGGGATAGCGTTGCTGCGGGACGGCCAAATGCAAAGCTATAAGGATATGGGGCTGGTTCGGGAGGTTTTTTCCCGGCAGATGTTACAGAGTTTAAGCGGGAATACCGGTATCGGTCATGTCCGCTATGCAGCCGGCGGTGACAGCCAGATTGTGAATGCCCAGCCGTTGGTGATCAATTACCGGGGCGGCAGTATTGCGCTGGCTCATAACGGCAATTTAGTCAATGCCTACCAGATCCGGCGGGAACTGGAAGAAGATGGGGCGATTTTTCAAACGACGATCGATTCGGAAGTGGTATTGAGCCTGATTGCCAAAAACTACAAGGCCGGTTATAAAGAAGCGATTTTAAAAACCTTAGACCGAATTCAGGGAGCGTATGCTTTCACCATGCTGTGCGAGGGCAATCTCATCGGTATCCGCGATCCGCACGGGATTCGGCCGCTGGTTTTGGGCAGGCTCTGGGACGGTTATATGCTGGCCTCGGAAACGGTCGCTTTGGATATTGTCGGAGCGGAGTTTGTTCGGGACATTTTGCCCGGGGAAATGGTGATTATCAATGATCAGGGGATAGAGTCTGTTCGCTATGCCGAGAACCAAAGACTTGCGCATTGCAGCTTTGAATATGTTTATTTTGCCCGGCCGGACTCGGTGATTGACGGCAAGAGCGTTTATGAAACCCGAAAAAATGCCGGCCGGCTGCTGGCCAAATCCGATGACGTAAAAGCCGATATTGTCGTGGCTGTACCGGATTCAGGAATTGCGGCGGCGCTGGGCTACGCGGAGCAGTCCGGGATTCCCTATGATGCCGGTCTGATTAAAAATAAATATATGGGTCGGACTTTTATTGAGCCGACGCAGGAAATGCGGGAGCAGGCGGTCTTTTTAAAGCTGAGTGTTTTAAAAGAGGCGGTCAGAGATAAGCGAATCGTGCTGATTGACGATTCCATTGTCCGGGGAACGACCAGCCGGCGGATTATTAAGATTTTACGGGATGCCGGAGCCAGAGAGATTCATTTTCGGATCAGCTCTCCGCCGATTAAATATCCGACTTATTTCGGGATTGATACGCCGGTCATCAGTGAGCTGTTGGGGGCGAATTACAGTACGGAAGAAATTTGTGAAATGATCGGTGCGGACAGCTTAAAGTATTTAAGTATTGACGGTTTGGTGGAAGCAATCGGGATTCCTAAGGAAAGCCTGAATCTGGATTGCTTTAACGGCGAATATCCCATAGAAATACCGGAAGAACTTAAAAATCAGACCAAGCGGTAG
- a CDS encoding phosphoribosylglycinamide formyltransferase — translation MRTRFAVLISGNGSNLQALIDEVHAKGIAEIVLVLSDRADAYGLIRAEKAGIPAFFVDPKEYPNRQEYHLALLRMVLEAKADFVVLAGYLRILTKPWIDIFPNRILNIHPSLLPRHCGKGYYGLKVHEAVLAAGDTESGATVHFVDEGTDTGPVLYQERVKVAADETPESLQQKVLAVEHRLLVKATAELAEKLRPAEEKEEDEIVAMSDILRNIH, via the coding sequence ATGCGAACCAGATTTGCTGTTTTAATTTCAGGGAATGGTTCTAATTTACAGGCTTTAATTGATGAAGTCCATGCCAAAGGGATTGCCGAGATCGTGCTGGTGCTGTCGGACAGAGCCGATGCATATGGTCTGATCAGAGCGGAAAAGGCAGGTATACCGGCGTTTTTTGTCGATCCCAAGGAATACCCGAACCGGCAGGAGTACCATTTGGCGCTGCTGCGCATGGTGCTGGAAGCGAAGGCTGATTTTGTGGTGCTGGCCGGCTATTTGCGGATATTGACGAAGCCTTGGATTGACATTTTCCCCAATCGGATTTTAAACATTCATCCCTCGCTCCTGCCGCGGCATTGCGGCAAGGGCTACTATGGGCTGAAGGTGCATGAGGCGGTGCTGGCGGCGGGCGATACCGAGAGCGGTGCGACAGTGCATTTTGTGGATGAGGGAACGGACACCGGGCCGGTACTTTATCAGGAACGGGTAAAGGTAGCGGCGGATGAAACACCGGAGAGCTTGCAGCAAAAGGTGCTGGCGGTCGAACATCGGCTGCTGGTCAAGGCGACGGCGGAGCTGGCCGAAAAACTGCGGCCGGCCGAGGAAAAAGAGGAAGATGAAATCGTGGCGATGAGCGATATTTTACGGAACATACATTAA
- a CDS encoding phosphoribosylformylglycinamidine cyclo-ligase — protein sequence MAKLDYKEAGVDIHAGYEAVKRMKKHVRSTLTPEVIGDLGGFGGLFSIEMAKTMEKPVLVAGTDGVGTKLKLAIDMNKHDSIGIDCVAMCANDILCQGAKPLFFLDYIATGKLRPEQVEAIVAGVADGCRQAEMALIGGETAEMPGFYAPGDYDVAGFCVGIVDRARAIDGSSIQAGDVLLGLASSGLHSNGFSLVRKILEQKGIALSQKLNDKQTVGEVLLEPTKIYYQAVAPFFGKNRLKGLAHITGGGFYENIPRMLPSGLTAEIQKASYPLPEVFNRLQEWGDLDWDAMYHTFNMGIGLVAAVAEADAEAIKNDLNQRGWATYAIGRVIAGEDGVRLCEPDLLF from the coding sequence ATGGCAAAACTGGATTATAAAGAGGCCGGCGTCGACATTCACGCCGGTTATGAAGCGGTTAAGCGGATGAAAAAACATGTCCGGTCAACCTTGACACCGGAAGTAATTGGAGATTTGGGCGGCTTTGGCGGGTTGTTTTCAATTGAAATGGCCAAAACGATGGAAAAACCGGTGCTGGTTGCCGGAACGGACGGAGTCGGCACTAAATTAAAGCTGGCGATTGATATGAATAAGCATGACAGCATTGGGATTGACTGTGTGGCAATGTGTGCGAATGATATTTTGTGCCAAGGGGCGAAACCCCTGTTCTTTTTGGATTATATTGCCACCGGTAAACTCCGGCCGGAGCAGGTCGAAGCAATTGTGGCCGGGGTGGCTGACGGCTGCCGGCAGGCTGAAATGGCGCTGATAGGCGGAGAAACGGCGGAGATGCCGGGCTTTTATGCGCCGGGCGATTATGATGTGGCCGGTTTTTGCGTGGGCATTGTCGACCGGGCCAGGGCCATTGACGGCAGCAGTATTCAGGCGGGCGATGTCCTGTTGGGGCTGGCTTCGTCGGGTTTGCACAGCAATGGTTTTTCGCTGGTGCGCAAAATATTGGAGCAGAAAGGGATTGCCCTTAGTCAAAAATTAAACGACAAGCAGACAGTGGGGGAAGTCTTGCTGGAGCCGACCAAAATTTATTATCAGGCGGTGGCGCCGTTTTTCGGCAAAAATAGGTTAAAAGGGTTGGCTCATATCACCGGCGGCGGATTTTATGAAAATATTCCCCGGATGCTGCCGTCCGGTTTAACGGCTGAAATTCAAAAAGCATCGTATCCTCTGCCGGAAGTTTTTAACCGCTTGCAGGAATGGGGAGATTTGGACTGGGATGCGATGTATCATACTTTTAACATGGGAATTGGTTTGGTTGCAGCGGTGGCAGAGGCGGACGCGGAAGCGATTAAAAATGACTTGAATCAAAGGGGCTGGGCGACTTATGCTATTGGTCGGGTCATTGCCGGAGAGGATGGGGTAAGATTATGCGAACCAGATTTGCTGTTTTAA
- a CDS encoding macro domain protein, with the protein MNQQERREYLIQRLLAEREDYKNRMMPETEEEQWILLRSLLNVREPKAADQDFLRVQDEYLQAEIEKKGITDLAALRPVRENIYLWQGDITTLRADAIVNAANSQMLGCFAPCHLCIDNAIHTFAGVQLRLACARLMKLLRNKYGMNYQQPTAVPMLTDAYNLPAKKVIHIVGPIVGGELTAEHEKELADCYQNTLAMCAENRLKTVAFCCISTGVFMFPNKRAAEIAVSTVSKWLAESPGQIDKVIFNVFKDEDREIYSGILNSDGE; encoded by the coding sequence ATGAACCAGCAAGAGCGGAGAGAATATCTAATTCAGAGATTATTGGCGGAAAGGGAAGATTATAAAAACAGGATGATGCCGGAAACAGAAGAAGAACAATGGATTTTATTGCGCTCCTTGCTGAATGTCAGGGAGCCGAAAGCGGCTGATCAGGATTTTTTACGGGTACAGGATGAATATTTGCAGGCGGAAATTGAAAAAAAGGGGATTACCGACCTGGCGGCTCTCCGGCCGGTTCGGGAAAATATTTATCTTTGGCAGGGAGATATTACGACACTGCGGGCGGATGCGATTGTTAATGCCGCCAACAGCCAAATGCTGGGCTGTTTTGCGCCGTGCCACCTTTGCATTGACAATGCGATCCATACCTTTGCCGGGGTTCAATTAAGGTTGGCCTGTGCCCGGCTGATGAAACTGCTGCGGAATAAATACGGAATGAATTATCAGCAGCCGACAGCCGTTCCGATGTTGACCGATGCCTATAATTTACCGGCCAAAAAGGTTATCCATATCGTCGGGCCGATTGTAGGCGGCGAGCTTACGGCCGAGCACGAAAAAGAACTGGCGGACTGTTACCAAAATACACTTGCCATGTGCGCGGAAAACAGGCTGAAAACGGTGGCTTTCTGCTGTATTTCCACCGGCGTGTTTATGTTCCCGAATAAAAGGGCGGCCGAGATAGCGGTATCTACCGTCAGCAAGTGGCTGGCGGAAAGCCCGGGGCAGATAGACAAGGTAATTTTTAATGTGTTTAAGGACGAGGACAGGGAGATTTACAGCGGTATTCTGAACTCGGATGGGGAATAG
- a CDS encoding phosphoribosylamine--glycine ligase — protein sequence MKYLVIGNGARESAILWKLRQDEPAAQLFCLPGNGGTDEIAENVAIAIDDLTAAADFAEQNQIDLTIVGPEQPLVEGIVDQFQRRGLAIVGPDQAAARLEGSKAFAKEFMKKYRIPTADYAVYDSLEEAVSALKNRSYPVVLKADGLAAGKGVLIAASEAEAALGLTQMMQDKKFGQAGSRVVIEEFLSGTEASLICLVDGQTILPLESARDYKRALDGDQGLNTGGMGCFSPNPVLQDAAVQKEIDEQILKPVLRGLQAENMNFRGILFIGLMLTAAGVKVLEFNVRFGDPETEVLLPRLCSPLGQVLTAVCRQRLSEIRLQWRQEACVGVVLTSGGYPEDYEKGKEITVPAAAKAEMIFYGGVARNRQQQMITAGGRVLVAAACGATLKDARQKAYQLAEQIHFEGKSFRRDIAWLEN from the coding sequence ATGAAATACTTAGTGATTGGCAATGGGGCGAGAGAAAGCGCGATTTTATGGAAACTGCGGCAGGACGAACCGGCAGCGCAGCTCTTTTGCCTGCCGGGTAATGGCGGAACGGATGAGATTGCCGAAAATGTGGCGATTGCGATTGATGATCTGACGGCGGCAGCAGATTTTGCTGAACAAAATCAGATTGATTTAACCATTGTCGGACCGGAGCAGCCTCTGGTGGAAGGGATTGTGGATCAGTTTCAGCGGCGGGGGCTGGCGATTGTCGGCCCGGATCAGGCAGCGGCCAGACTGGAAGGGAGCAAAGCCTTTGCCAAGGAATTTATGAAAAAATACCGGATTCCGACTGCTGATTACGCGGTGTATGATTCGCTGGAAGAGGCTGTATCGGCGCTGAAAAATCGGTCATATCCGGTAGTGCTGAAAGCAGACGGTCTGGCGGCCGGCAAGGGGGTTTTGATTGCGGCGTCCGAGGCAGAAGCGGCGCTGGGCTTGACCCAGATGATGCAGGACAAAAAGTTTGGTCAGGCCGGCAGCAGAGTCGTAATCGAGGAGTTTTTAAGCGGCACCGAGGCGTCGCTGATTTGTCTGGTGGACGGGCAGACGATTTTGCCGCTGGAAAGCGCCAGAGATTATAAGCGGGCGCTGGACGGTGACCAGGGCTTAAATACCGGTGGCATGGGCTGCTTTTCGCCTAATCCGGTTTTGCAGGATGCGGCGGTGCAAAAAGAAATTGACGAGCAGATTTTAAAACCGGTGCTGCGCGGCCTGCAAGCCGAAAACATGAACTTTCGGGGAATTTTGTTTATCGGTTTGATGCTGACTGCGGCGGGCGTAAAGGTTTTGGAATTCAATGTCCGTTTCGGCGACCCGGAAACGGAGGTGCTGCTGCCGCGGCTGTGTTCGCCCTTAGGGCAGGTGTTGACCGCCGTTTGCCGGCAGCGCTTATCGGAAATCAGGCTGCAATGGCGGCAGGAAGCCTGTGTCGGTGTAGTTTTAACGTCCGGAGGCTACCCGGAAGATTATGAAAAAGGGAAAGAAATTACCGTTCCGGCGGCGGCTAAAGCGGAAATGATTTTTTATGGCGGGGTGGCTCGAAACCGGCAGCAACAGATGATTACGGCCGGCGGCCGGGTACTGGTTGCCGCTGCCTGCGGAGCGACGCTAAAAGATGCCCGGCAAAAAGCATATCAGCTTGCCGAGCAGATTCATTTCGAGGGCAAAAGTTTCCGGCGGGATATTGCCTGGCTGGAAAATTGA
- a CDS encoding N-acetyltransferase: MIRFDEITNKNIWKVCALEPYEEQKDFVAENIQSLAEAYATRNEGNHALPLAVYDDDALIGFVMIGKGTVGNEEESRLIKENYSLWRLMIDRKYQGRGLGKQTIDAVIRLIRTFPFGEAKQVWLSYEPENTRARAIYLKYGFFENGEMCGNEIVAVYDL; the protein is encoded by the coding sequence ATGATTAGATTTGATGAAATTACCAATAAAAATATTTGGAAAGTTTGCGCATTGGAGCCATACGAAGAACAAAAAGATTTCGTCGCGGAAAACATACAAAGTCTGGCGGAAGCATACGCAACGAGAAACGAAGGGAATCACGCTTTACCGCTGGCGGTATATGACGATGACGCCCTGATTGGCTTTGTTATGATCGGCAAAGGAACGGTTGGCAACGAAGAGGAAAGCCGTTTGATCAAGGAGAACTACAGCTTGTGGAGACTGATGATTGATAGGAAATATCAGGGGCGTGGTCTGGGAAAGCAGACAATTGACGCTGTGATTCGTTTGATTCGTACATTTCCGTTTGGCGAGGCGAAACAGGTCTGGCTGTCGTATGAACCGGAAAATACCCGAGCAAGAGCAATTTACCTTAAGTATGGTTTTTTCGAGAACGGAGAAATGTGCGGCAATGAAATCGTCGCCGTGTATGATTTATAA
- the purH gene encoding bifunctional phosphoribosylaminoimidazolecarboxamide formyltransferase/inosine monophosphate cyclohydrolase (involved in de novo purine biosynthesis): MGKRALISVSDKTGITYLARELVSLGFEIISTGGTAKTLREGQIPVTDAAEITGFPECLDGRVKTLHPHIHAGLLACRNNPEHMRQLADLKIEPIDAVIVNLYPFKQTILRSEAELAEAIENIDIGGPSMLRAAAKNYQDVSVVVDPADYGALIEQLRQGKAAPEFNFYLAAKVFTHTANYDALIAGYLNEKTGRQYPETLTLTFEKKQNLRYGENPHQTAAYYQDITAEKGLLTGAEQLHGKELSYNNINDANGALELCKEFDQPTVVACKHSNPCGVGSGATISKAYQKAYLADPKSIFGGIIVANREIDAATAAEIHKIFIEIVLAPGFSPEALEILSAKKNIRLLVLPELAQKNKGGYDLRKVSGGLLIQERDDEDLWPEKLRCVTERQPSAQEMEDLRFAWKLVKYVKSNGIAIARGSQSLGLGTGQVNRIWAAEQAIEHCREALGGEILKGAVLASDAFFPFADCVEAAARVGITAIIQPGGSTRDQDSIDMCNRHQIAMIFTEIRHFRH, translated from the coding sequence ATGGGAAAAAGAGCGCTGATCAGTGTTTCGGATAAGACTGGTATTACCTATTTAGCAAGGGAATTGGTGAGTTTAGGCTTTGAGATAATTTCTACCGGCGGAACGGCCAAAACGCTGCGCGAGGGGCAGATTCCGGTGACGGATGCGGCCGAGATAACGGGCTTTCCCGAATGTTTGGATGGTCGGGTCAAAACGCTGCACCCGCATATTCATGCCGGACTTTTGGCCTGCCGGAATAATCCGGAGCATATGCGGCAGTTGGCGGATTTAAAGATTGAGCCGATTGATGCGGTCATTGTTAATTTGTATCCGTTTAAGCAGACTATTTTACGGTCGGAGGCAGAACTGGCGGAAGCAATTGAAAATATTGATATCGGCGGGCCGTCGATGCTGCGGGCGGCGGCTAAAAATTATCAGGATGTGTCGGTGGTGGTTGATCCGGCCGATTACGGGGCATTGATTGAACAACTCAGGCAGGGCAAGGCGGCGCCGGAATTTAATTTTTATCTGGCGGCCAAGGTTTTTACCCATACGGCCAATTATGACGCGCTGATTGCCGGATATTTAAATGAAAAGACCGGCCGGCAGTATCCGGAAACGCTGACTCTGACCTTTGAAAAAAAGCAGAATCTGCGCTATGGAGAAAACCCGCACCAAACGGCGGCCTATTATCAGGATATTACCGCCGAAAAAGGGCTTTTGACCGGAGCGGAGCAGCTGCACGGCAAGGAACTGTCGTATAACAATATCAATGACGCAAATGGAGCGCTGGAACTATGCAAGGAGTTTGATCAGCCGACGGTGGTGGCCTGCAAGCACAGTAATCCCTGCGGAGTGGGGAGCGGCGCGACAATTTCAAAAGCCTATCAAAAGGCCTATTTGGCTGACCCTAAGTCGATTTTTGGCGGAATTATTGTCGCTAACCGGGAAATTGACGCTGCCACGGCCGCCGAGATTCATAAGATTTTTATTGAGATTGTGCTGGCACCCGGTTTTAGCCCGGAAGCACTGGAAATTTTATCCGCCAAGAAAAATATTCGCCTGCTGGTACTGCCGGAATTGGCGCAAAAAAACAAGGGCGGCTATGACCTGCGCAAGGTCAGCGGCGGTTTGCTGATACAGGAGCGGGATGACGAGGATTTATGGCCGGAAAAGCTGCGCTGCGTGACGGAGCGGCAGCCATCGGCTCAGGAAATGGAAGATTTGCGCTTTGCTTGGAAGCTGGTCAAATATGTTAAGAGTAACGGCATTGCCATTGCTAGGGGCAGTCAGTCGCTTGGTTTAGGGACAGGGCAGGTCAACCGGATTTGGGCGGCGGAGCAGGCGATTGAGCATTGCCGGGAGGCTTTGGGCGGCGAAATCTTAAAAGGTGCAGTGCTGGCCTCCGATGCCTTTTTCCCCTTTGCCGACTGCGTAGAAGCGGCTGCCCGGGTGGGAATTACGGCGATTATTCAGCCCGGCGGGTCAACCCGGGATCAGGATTCGATTGATATGTGCAACCGGCATCAGATTGCCATGATATTTACGGAAATCCGGCATTTCCGGCACTAA